The following proteins are encoded in a genomic region of Dyadobacter sp. UC 10:
- a CDS encoding SixA phosphatase family protein — MKKTLILVRHATAEDQTFRIRDFDRNLNNKGLGESEVMGRWIADSNVKPDIFISSPAARALKTAEIFAKQLGVNTASINQKQEIYDGGPRAYLSAINSVPEDFSCLILFGHNPDITYFAEYLSGANLGSMKKGGVAFVDFNNQKWEEISAKTGNLVLYKTPKQVGGVE, encoded by the coding sequence ATGAAAAAAACGCTCATTCTGGTTCGCCACGCTACCGCAGAAGACCAGACTTTCAGGATCAGGGATTTTGACAGAAACCTCAATAATAAGGGGCTTGGGGAATCGGAAGTAATGGGCAGATGGATAGCTGATTCGAATGTAAAGCCGGATATTTTTATTTCCAGCCCGGCAGCAAGAGCACTCAAAACTGCGGAAATATTTGCAAAGCAGCTCGGCGTGAATACTGCCTCCATTAACCAGAAACAGGAAATTTATGACGGGGGGCCAAGAGCATACCTGAGTGCGATCAATTCGGTTCCGGAAGATTTTTCCTGCCTGATCCTGTTTGGTCACAATCCTGATATCACTTATTTTGCCGAGTATCTTTCCGGGGCTAATCTGGGTTCGATGAAAAAAGGCGGAGTCGCTTTTGTTGACTTTAACAATCAAAAATGGGAAGAAATATCTGCTAAGACAGGCAATCTTGTGCTTTACAAAACGCCGAAGCAGGTAGGAGGAGTCGAATAA